In a genomic window of Temperatibacter marinus:
- a CDS encoding phosphatidylglycerophosphatase A family protein: MAKHSLKNWNNRLKSPAYWWSTFFGIGMIKWAPGTWGSLFGAMAGYGLILLGFDWVMLLAASLVVTLLSVRAIDHIEKETGIHDSGEIVIDEVAGQWIAMIPLTFAGSELTLETIAYSFALFRLFDILKPWPIGWLDKKVSGGFGVMVDDIVAGLMAAFCLYYIL, encoded by the coding sequence GAATAACCGACTTAAGAGTCCTGCCTATTGGTGGTCGACTTTCTTTGGTATTGGGATGATCAAATGGGCCCCGGGAACTTGGGGGTCTTTATTTGGCGCTATGGCAGGATATGGATTGATTCTTCTAGGATTTGATTGGGTAATGTTACTGGCAGCATCTCTCGTCGTAACCCTACTTTCAGTGAGGGCCATTGATCATATAGAAAAAGAGACTGGGATCCATGATAGCGGCGAAATAGTCATTGACGAAGTCGCTGGTCAGTGGATTGCAATGATACCTTTGACCTTTGCAGGGTCTGAACTTACACTTGAAACAATTGCTTATAGTTTTGCTCTTTTCCGTCTCTTTGATATTCTTAAACCCTGGCCTATTGGCTGGCTTGACAAAAAAGTCTCTGGCGGATTTGGTGTTATGGTTGATGATATTGTGGCAGGTTTAATGGCAGCCTTCTGCCTCTATTATATTCTTTAA